One genomic window of Polynucleobacter sp. HIN11 includes the following:
- a CDS encoding histidine phosphatase family protein, translating to MIRILVALWAWLVFAPLANANLLSELQSGSSLIIMRHADAPGIGDPPGYRIGDCSTQRNLGEYGRQQAKDIGTWLSKHGISEARVFSSPWCRCLDTAVLLNKGPVTTERSLGSFFNEMSESGKQTRELEAFVRQQLSKSNKLPLILVTHQVNTYAYTGMSVGVGQMLLVKVNAQGKAISSRALN from the coding sequence TTGATCCGCATTCTTGTCGCGCTCTGGGCGTGGCTGGTGTTCGCACCATTGGCAAATGCCAACTTGCTTTCTGAGCTTCAATCAGGCTCGAGTCTTATCATCATGCGTCATGCGGATGCCCCAGGGATTGGAGATCCTCCAGGCTATCGGATTGGTGATTGCTCAACCCAACGCAATCTGGGTGAGTATGGCCGCCAGCAAGCCAAAGACATAGGTACCTGGTTAAGTAAGCACGGTATTAGTGAGGCGCGTGTATTCAGTAGCCCCTGGTGCCGCTGCCTCGATACGGCTGTTTTGCTTAATAAAGGTCCAGTTACCACGGAGCGTTCGCTCGGTTCATTCTTTAATGAAATGAGCGAGAGCGGTAAACAGACCAGAGAGTTAGAAGCATTTGTGCGGCAGCAATTATCTAAATCGAATAAGTTACCGCTGATTTTGGTGACCCATCAGGTCAATACGTATGCCTATACTGGCATGTCGGTTGGCGTAGGCCAAATGTTGCTTGTGAAAGTGAATGCCCAAGGCAAGGCCATCAGTAGCCGCGCACTTAACTAA
- a CDS encoding TolC family protein, which translates to MIRRVVHVALIWVCLCTSTWAQTQPTKTVFTLDQLIQLALESNPQVMAARDQTRAVSGQLRSARAIPNPEFEVNTGQQRGTSGGLNTGNLSQWVVTQPLDMPYTRFPRVNAAEASLRAAEANRVAFEVETIARVRQSFYELVRREAESRAADEDLDLTKQIRDRMQLRYDVGETARFELIRAQTEFLNAEIVSQGSKLRIEQARSQLRKVVGFNLPANFEIAAKVESISKLPDLKVLLDNLRNQSPELKRAKAEVEASESRLSFEQNSRLPQLAIKAQQYNDPNFTDRLYGLVVSIPIWDFRQGQITEAEANASRARNQLNAQMQSLETQLESAYKLYEITSFQVKTLDERVVQLAASARKIAETSYRFGERGMLEFLDAQRTFRAARNDLIRARFELASIVNEIERLSASPEWVAMIEGKK; encoded by the coding sequence GTGATTCGCCGAGTAGTTCATGTTGCCCTAATTTGGGTATGTCTTTGCACATCTACATGGGCGCAAACGCAACCTACCAAAACGGTTTTTACCCTTGATCAGCTCATTCAGCTCGCCTTAGAAAGTAATCCACAGGTGATGGCTGCTCGTGATCAGACCCGGGCGGTTAGTGGTCAATTGCGAAGCGCGAGAGCGATTCCAAACCCGGAGTTTGAGGTCAATACCGGTCAGCAACGTGGTACCTCGGGCGGATTAAACACTGGCAACCTCTCGCAATGGGTTGTGACCCAGCCTCTCGACATGCCTTATACCCGTTTCCCAAGGGTGAATGCTGCTGAGGCCAGTTTGCGAGCAGCTGAAGCAAATCGGGTTGCATTTGAGGTTGAGACCATTGCACGTGTGCGCCAAAGTTTTTATGAGCTCGTACGTCGCGAAGCCGAATCACGCGCTGCGGATGAGGACTTGGATCTCACCAAACAAATCCGCGATCGCATGCAATTGCGCTACGACGTTGGTGAGACCGCTCGCTTTGAGTTGATTCGGGCGCAAACCGAGTTTCTAAACGCGGAGATCGTATCTCAAGGAAGTAAGTTACGGATTGAGCAAGCCCGTAGTCAATTGCGCAAGGTCGTGGGCTTTAATCTTCCTGCAAACTTTGAGATTGCGGCCAAAGTAGAGTCCATCTCCAAATTACCTGATCTCAAAGTCTTATTGGATAACCTACGCAATCAGAGCCCTGAGCTAAAGCGCGCCAAGGCCGAGGTTGAAGCCAGCGAGTCACGCCTAAGTTTTGAACAGAACTCGCGCTTACCCCAGCTCGCCATTAAGGCGCAGCAGTACAACGACCCAAACTTCACCGATCGTCTTTACGGTTTAGTGGTGAGTATCCCGATTTGGGATTTCCGCCAAGGCCAAATTACAGAAGCCGAGGCCAATGCCTCGAGAGCCCGTAATCAATTGAATGCCCAGATGCAAAGCCTTGAGACCCAGTTGGAGTCTGCCTACAAGCTCTATGAAATTACGAGCTTTCAGGTCAAAACATTGGATGAGCGGGTCGTACAACTTGCTGCCAGTGCTCGTAAGATCGCCGAGACCTCCTATCGCTTTGGTGAGCGTGGCATGTTGGAGTTCTTAGATGCGCAACGTACGTTTCGGGCTGCTCGTAATGATTTAATTCGAGCCCGCTTTGAGTTGGCATCGATTGTGAATGAGATTGAACGTTTGAGTGCCTCGCCGGAATGGGTGGCCATGATTGAAGGTAAAAAATAA
- a CDS encoding P-II family nitrogen regulator encodes MIEIKAVIRPNKLPMVRAALMDTPGFPGMTVTKVEGCSAPNRVEKTTIKDELTDYSAKVRIEIVCNDEVADTIMDRLVQACQTGQVGDGIVWKVNVDRAFFIAKNYPSPIS; translated from the coding sequence GTGATTGAAATTAAGGCAGTGATTCGTCCGAATAAGTTACCCATGGTGCGGGCCGCGCTGATGGATACCCCTGGTTTTCCTGGAATGACAGTAACAAAAGTCGAAGGTTGCAGCGCACCGAACCGAGTCGAAAAAACCACTATCAAGGATGAGCTCACCGATTACTCGGCAAAAGTTCGGATTGAGATTGTTTGCAACGATGAAGTGGCTGATACGATCATGGATCGCTTAGTCCAAGCATGCCAGACCGGACAAGTGGGGGATGGCATTGTCTGGAAGGTGAATGTCGACCGTGCCTTCTTTATTGCGAAGAATTATCCAAGCCCAATTAGTTAA
- a CDS encoding DUF2069 domain-containing protein: MLSGLLKKDKYVLIASAAIVDLIVLCVAWEWVISPLRPGGSWLVLKAVPLIIMLPGVWRANVYTMQWSSMAILIYTTEALTRITEPGWNMWMAILELILSVTVFVALLMHLKPIKAAAKAKAADESKH, from the coding sequence ATGCTGAGCGGATTACTAAAAAAAGATAAGTATGTGCTGATTGCGAGTGCTGCAATCGTTGATTTAATTGTGTTGTGTGTAGCCTGGGAATGGGTCATTTCTCCGCTGCGTCCCGGGGGCTCATGGTTGGTGTTAAAGGCGGTACCTTTGATCATCATGTTGCCAGGGGTGTGGCGCGCGAACGTGTACACCATGCAATGGAGCAGCATGGCGATCCTGATTTACACCACCGAAGCCTTAACTCGCATTACCGAACCTGGTTGGAATATGTGGATGGCCATACTGGAACTCATCCTATCAGTAACTGTTTTTGTTGCTTTACTGATGCATCTCAAACCCATTAAGGCGGCGGCTAAGGCAAAAGCGGCGGACGAATCAAAGCACTAG
- the wrbA gene encoding NAD(P)H:quinone oxidoreductase — protein MRSSEILVLYYSRYGATEKLARLIGQGIESVPGVSMRLRTVPAVSTVCEASEPPVPKDGPPYVEYSDLEECIGLALGSPTRFGNMAAPLKYFLDGSTSHWLSGALQGKPACVFTSTGSLHGGQETTLLSMMIPLFHHGMVLLGLPYSNPELMSTSSGGTPYGVSHLAHADGSAPISSEESRLAIAQGKRLAEVALRLYGSK, from the coding sequence ATGCGTTCATCCGAGATCCTAGTGTTGTACTACTCCCGCTATGGCGCGACCGAGAAGCTTGCTCGACTGATTGGCCAAGGAATTGAGAGTGTGCCCGGAGTTAGCATGCGCCTACGAACGGTACCCGCGGTATCAACCGTTTGTGAGGCCAGTGAGCCGCCCGTACCTAAGGATGGGCCTCCGTATGTCGAGTACTCGGATTTGGAAGAATGCATTGGTCTAGCACTGGGTTCACCGACCCGCTTTGGCAATATGGCTGCACCGCTCAAGTATTTTTTGGACGGCAGTACCTCACATTGGCTAAGCGGTGCGCTGCAAGGCAAGCCCGCCTGTGTATTTACCAGCACTGGTAGTTTGCATGGCGGTCAGGAGACCACCCTCCTTTCCATGATGATCCCTCTTTTTCATCATGGCATGGTGTTGCTTGGTCTGCCCTATAGCAATCCCGAACTCATGAGCACCTCGAGTGGTGGAACACCATATGGTGTTTCGCACCTTGCGCACGCCGATGGCAGTGCCCCAATTAGTTCAGAAGAATCTCGCTTAGCCATTGCCCAAGGTAAGCGTTTGGCTGAAGTCGCTTTACGTCTTTACGGTTCTAAATAA
- a CDS encoding efflux RND transporter permease subunit — protein sequence MIERIVRFALQQRLLVLVISVCLFFVGLFATKRLSVDAFPDVTNIQVQIATEAPGKSPEEVERFVTIPIELGMTGLPGLVEMRSLNRNGISIVTLVFTDKTSIYFARQLVLERLIEVASRMPDGVTPVLAPPTTGLGEVYQYTLEHPSDRDRLLTEDELQERRTIQDWVVRPMLRSIPGVAEINTMGGFAKEYQVLVNPERLRHYGITLQDVYVALARNNANSGGGQLPTYAERYLIRGVGLVAKPEDIGKIILKEVKGTPVYVRNVAEVMIGNEIRQGAIIKNGVTEGVAGIIQMNRGANAREVVNRIKDKVADINERKLLPEGLQIVPFYDRTDLVNAAMFNVAKVLVEGIILVIVLLFLFLGDVRSSIIVVATLILTPLLTFFVMNRYGISANLMSLGGLAIAIGIMVDGSVVVVENTFAKLGARLKMGESRNRIILEAATEVGKPVLFGVGIIILVFMPLLALEGMEGKMFAPMAITIAIALTISLILSFVLSPVLCSYILKGGSEDDTKIVAKLRKPYNFMLDWSLKNPRLVVKRALIALGASVVLFIFLGKSFIPVMQEGSITPVIVRSANIALDESIKLEFEALKRIMTIPGVEMAVSRLGRGESPADPGQPFESDPIVTLKPLGDRDLSQEEIANQIREKLKTLPGVELVISQPIAARVDEMVSGVRSQVAIKIFGDDIQTLIKLGTQISQILSRMKGSTDLRIEQASGQNYLNIKIDRDAIARYGINVADVNDVIETAIGGKQASTVYEGERRFPMVLRYPAPYRDKIDAIENIILLSPNGAQVLMKDLAKIELLDGPPQISRESGKRRLVIGVNVQGRDLGGFVDEAQKKIAQDVKLPEGYTLVWGGQFENMERAMARLMIIIPLTIAAIFFLLFMLFQSIRLAGLIILVLPFASIGGIFGLFITGEYLSVPAAVGFINLWGIAVLNGVVLISFIKQLRDDGMPLHEALIDGCAHRFRPVMMTASVAMLALIPMLFSGGPGSEVTRPLAIVVISGLITSTGLTLLVLPVLYGWFEEKKVEA from the coding sequence ATGATTGAGCGCATTGTCCGTTTTGCTCTTCAACAACGCCTCTTGGTGTTGGTGATCTCTGTTTGCTTATTCTTCGTAGGCTTATTTGCTACGAAGCGCTTATCAGTTGATGCCTTCCCAGATGTCACGAATATCCAGGTGCAAATCGCGACTGAGGCCCCTGGTAAATCACCCGAAGAAGTCGAGCGTTTTGTCACGATCCCAATTGAGTTAGGCATGACCGGCTTGCCAGGCCTCGTAGAGATGCGCTCACTGAATCGAAATGGTATTTCGATTGTGACCTTGGTGTTTACAGATAAGACCAGTATCTACTTTGCGCGCCAGCTTGTTTTGGAGCGTTTGATTGAAGTTGCTTCTCGAATGCCCGATGGGGTGACTCCTGTCTTGGCGCCACCAACCACTGGACTAGGGGAGGTTTATCAATACACCCTCGAGCATCCGTCAGATCGAGATCGCCTCCTAACTGAGGATGAGCTTCAAGAGCGACGCACGATTCAGGATTGGGTGGTGCGCCCGATGTTACGCTCGATTCCAGGTGTGGCCGAGATCAACACCATGGGTGGTTTCGCCAAAGAATATCAAGTGCTGGTCAATCCTGAGCGCTTGCGACACTACGGGATTACCTTACAAGACGTGTATGTGGCACTTGCTCGAAACAACGCCAACTCTGGAGGCGGCCAATTACCGACCTATGCAGAGCGGTATTTGATTCGTGGGGTTGGTCTCGTGGCTAAGCCGGAGGACATTGGCAAGATTATTCTCAAAGAGGTAAAGGGAACCCCAGTTTATGTGCGCAATGTGGCTGAGGTCATGATTGGTAATGAGATTCGGCAGGGCGCCATTATTAAAAATGGTGTCACCGAGGGCGTGGCCGGCATTATTCAGATGAACCGCGGCGCGAATGCTCGGGAGGTAGTCAATCGCATCAAAGACAAAGTCGCCGATATCAACGAGCGTAAGTTATTGCCTGAAGGTTTGCAGATTGTTCCGTTCTATGATCGAACCGATCTGGTTAATGCAGCGATGTTCAACGTTGCCAAGGTTTTGGTTGAAGGCATCATCTTGGTGATCGTGTTGCTCTTCTTATTTTTAGGTGATGTTCGGTCATCGATCATTGTGGTGGCTACCCTAATCTTGACCCCGCTACTCACATTTTTTGTCATGAACCGCTATGGCATCTCAGCGAACTTGATGTCATTGGGTGGTCTCGCAATCGCAATCGGCATCATGGTTGATGGTTCGGTGGTGGTAGTTGAAAATACTTTCGCTAAATTAGGCGCTCGCCTAAAAATGGGTGAGTCCCGCAACCGAATTATCTTAGAAGCAGCCACCGAAGTTGGTAAACCCGTGCTTTTTGGTGTGGGCATCATCATCTTGGTATTTATGCCCTTACTTGCTCTCGAGGGGATGGAGGGTAAGATGTTTGCTCCGATGGCGATCACGATTGCGATTGCGCTCACTATCTCACTGATCCTATCGTTTGTTCTATCTCCCGTCCTATGCTCTTACATCTTAAAAGGTGGCAGTGAGGACGATACGAAGATTGTGGCAAAGCTGCGTAAACCCTATAACTTCATGCTCGATTGGAGTTTGAAGAATCCGCGTTTAGTCGTAAAACGCGCTCTGATTGCGCTGGGTGCCAGCGTTGTTCTATTCATCTTCTTGGGTAAATCATTTATCCCGGTGATGCAAGAGGGTTCAATCACTCCCGTGATTGTGCGTTCGGCCAATATTGCGCTCGATGAGTCGATTAAGTTGGAGTTTGAAGCTCTCAAACGAATCATGACCATCCCTGGTGTGGAAATGGCGGTATCCCGTTTAGGACGCGGTGAGTCCCCAGCCGACCCTGGTCAACCATTCGAGTCCGATCCGATTGTGACCTTGAAACCCTTGGGTGATCGTGACTTGAGTCAAGAGGAGATTGCCAATCAAATCCGTGAGAAATTGAAGACCTTGCCCGGTGTGGAGTTGGTGATTTCTCAACCGATTGCCGCACGGGTTGATGAAATGGTTTCAGGTGTACGTTCACAAGTCGCGATCAAGATCTTCGGTGATGATATTCAAACCTTAATTAAATTAGGTACGCAGATCAGTCAGATTCTGTCACGTATGAAAGGCAGTACCGATCTACGAATTGAGCAAGCCTCAGGGCAAAATTACCTCAATATCAAGATTGACCGTGATGCGATTGCACGCTACGGTATCAATGTGGCCGATGTCAACGACGTAATCGAAACCGCAATCGGAGGTAAGCAGGCCTCGACGGTCTATGAGGGTGAGCGCCGTTTCCCCATGGTTTTGCGCTACCCAGCTCCTTATCGTGACAAGATCGATGCCATCGAGAACATCATCTTACTATCGCCTAACGGCGCCCAAGTATTGATGAAAGATTTGGCGAAGATCGAGTTACTCGATGGACCACCGCAAATCTCACGCGAGTCGGGTAAGCGTCGCCTAGTGATTGGTGTCAACGTGCAGGGACGTGATTTGGGCGGGTTTGTGGATGAAGCCCAAAAGAAAATTGCGCAGGATGTGAAATTACCCGAGGGCTACACCTTGGTGTGGGGTGGTCAGTTTGAGAACATGGAGCGTGCTATGGCGCGCCTCATGATCATTATTCCGCTCACCATTGCCGCGATTTTCTTCTTACTCTTTATGCTATTCCAATCGATTCGTTTGGCTGGGTTGATTATTTTGGTCCTACCGTTTGCATCGATTGGAGGTATTTTTGGTCTATTTATCACGGGCGAGTATTTATCGGTACCCGCCGCAGTCGGATTCATTAATCTTTGGGGTATTGCGGTACTAAACGGCGTGGTATTGATCTCATTTATCAAGCAATTGCGGGATGATGGCATGCCTTTGCATGAGGCTCTAATTGATGGATGTGCACATCGCTTTAGACCTGTGATGATGACCGCCTCCGTCGCGATGTTGGCTTTAATTCCGATGCTGTTTTCGGGCGGCCCGGGATCGGAGGTCACAAGACCTCTTGCTATTGTGGTTATTTCAGGTTTAATAACCTCAACAGGCTTAACATTATTGGTATTGCCGGTCTTATACGGTTGGTTTGAAGAAAAAAAGGTTGAAGCGTGA
- a CDS encoding efflux RND transporter periplasmic adaptor subunit produces MSAEQKLSKKIADQIQKGRALILEQITAAIHAIRDWQKQGYGQIREFANQKAPAVLQKYDASPDWVKSGFFVLPWVVVILLTLYYFDVFDSKPTPRLVQDPSIVYVNDDLSKLIKNGQVKLAPFVEELRVSGRIDFNERFLARIGANVTGRVSEIIGVPGQEVQQGEILAKITSTELTQSQLAYLKAQTASKLAEQAANRARILYKEDVIALAELQRREAEAMSAKAELRAANDQLRVQGMDQKSIDRLAKSGVIESINNVIATIPGQIVERKINRGQVVQPAESLFTIADLSTLWAVAEVPEGNSSLLQKGQKSSVIIPALRNRVIEGVISHVDAIVNPQTRTVVVRMDIANSTGQIRPGMLATMLIDSEPVERLVVPNSAVIREDNQDYVFIRSDDDRYRMVAVKAGPEGKGMRAILSGLKEGEEIAIEGAFHLNAERKRQLSGGG; encoded by the coding sequence ATGAGTGCCGAACAAAAACTCAGTAAAAAAATAGCTGATCAAATTCAGAAGGGGCGCGCCCTAATTCTGGAGCAAATCACCGCCGCAATTCATGCAATACGGGATTGGCAAAAGCAAGGCTACGGCCAAATTCGCGAGTTTGCAAATCAAAAAGCTCCAGCAGTTTTGCAAAAGTATGACGCCAGCCCAGATTGGGTCAAGTCGGGATTCTTTGTTTTGCCTTGGGTAGTCGTTATTTTATTAACTCTTTATTACTTTGATGTATTTGATTCCAAACCGACCCCTCGCTTAGTTCAAGACCCAAGCATTGTGTATGTCAATGATGATCTGAGCAAATTAATTAAGAATGGGCAGGTCAAATTAGCCCCGTTTGTCGAGGAGCTAAGAGTCTCTGGCCGAATTGATTTTAATGAGCGCTTCTTGGCACGGATTGGCGCCAATGTAACGGGGCGTGTCTCTGAAATCATAGGCGTACCTGGTCAAGAAGTTCAGCAGGGAGAAATCTTGGCGAAGATCACCTCGACCGAGCTCACTCAGTCGCAACTTGCCTACTTAAAAGCCCAAACCGCTAGCAAGTTGGCTGAGCAAGCTGCTAATCGCGCACGCATTCTCTACAAAGAAGATGTGATTGCTCTGGCTGAATTGCAGCGCCGTGAAGCCGAGGCAATGAGTGCAAAAGCTGAGTTGCGTGCCGCAAACGATCAATTGCGAGTCCAGGGTATGGATCAGAAGAGTATTGATCGACTTGCCAAATCGGGCGTCATTGAATCGATCAATAATGTAATTGCAACCATTCCAGGACAAATCGTTGAGCGCAAAATCAATCGTGGACAAGTGGTTCAGCCCGCCGAATCTCTATTTACCATTGCTGATTTGAGTACTCTGTGGGCCGTTGCCGAAGTACCCGAAGGCAACTCTTCATTGCTTCAAAAAGGTCAAAAGTCCTCGGTGATTATTCCCGCCTTACGTAATCGTGTCATCGAAGGCGTAATTTCGCATGTGGATGCAATTGTTAATCCTCAAACCCGTACGGTGGTAGTTCGGATGGATATCGCTAATTCAACGGGGCAAATTCGACCAGGGATGTTAGCTACGATGTTGATTGATAGTGAGCCGGTCGAGCGCTTAGTGGTTCCAAACTCTGCGGTGATTCGGGAAGATAACCAAGATTATGTGTTTATTCGAAGTGATGATGATCGCTACCGAATGGTTGCCGTCAAGGCGGGTCCGGAGGGTAAAGGCATGCGTGCGATCCTGTCTGGACTCAAAGAGGGCGAAGAGATTGCCATTGAGGGTGCATTTCATTTAAATGCTGAGCGCAAACGTCAGCTTAGTGGTGGCGGCTAA
- a CDS encoding FAD-binding oxidoreductase, with protein sequence MNHSEFISHCQTIVGNTYALVDPNDQAPYLSDWRNRYHGKALAVLLPKTTEEVAKIVKACDQASISIVPQGGNTSMCGAATPNDSGRQIVLNLKRMNAIREINPSNQTMVVESGCILQTLQEAAKAQGFLFPLSLGAQGSCQIGGNLATNAGGTNVLRYGNARELCLGLEVVTAQGEILHGLRSLRKDNTGFDLRDLYIGSEGCLGIITAAVMKLYPLPVTQWTALVAVPNIPATIELLSLFQKRTAALLTGFEMMSKDSLDLTAKQFPHMKNPLANDPLYTVLVELSDHEGEEHARNLMEQVLESAFEAGIASDAVIASNLSQAQSFWTMREHITMAQAQEGANLKHDISLPISELDAFITETDRLIRDQFTGVRIINFGHLGDGNLHYNIAPPLGINPSEFNRAHEATIHDVVYSQVEKHHGSISAEHGIGQLKLPDLQAHRGSVAHQLMRSIKTALDPKNIMNPGKVLP encoded by the coding sequence ATGAATCACTCTGAATTTATTTCACACTGTCAGACGATCGTTGGAAATACTTATGCATTGGTGGACCCCAATGATCAAGCGCCATACCTGAGCGACTGGCGCAATCGCTATCACGGCAAGGCGCTCGCCGTTTTACTTCCCAAAACGACCGAAGAGGTTGCCAAGATTGTCAAAGCATGTGATCAAGCATCGATTTCCATTGTTCCGCAAGGCGGTAATACCAGTATGTGCGGAGCGGCAACCCCCAATGACTCGGGCCGGCAAATTGTTTTGAATCTCAAGCGGATGAATGCGATCCGCGAAATTAATCCGAGTAACCAAACCATGGTGGTCGAGTCAGGTTGTATTTTGCAAACCCTACAAGAGGCTGCTAAAGCACAGGGGTTCTTATTTCCGCTCAGTCTTGGCGCTCAGGGAAGTTGTCAGATTGGTGGCAATCTAGCTACCAATGCGGGCGGTACCAATGTGCTGCGCTATGGTAATGCCCGCGAACTGTGTTTGGGCCTCGAAGTGGTCACTGCTCAAGGCGAGATCCTGCATGGGCTGCGGAGCTTACGCAAGGACAACACCGGGTTTGATCTGCGTGATTTGTATATTGGTTCTGAGGGATGTCTTGGCATCATTACCGCCGCGGTGATGAAGTTATATCCCTTACCGGTGACCCAATGGACTGCCTTAGTGGCCGTCCCAAATATCCCGGCAACGATTGAGCTACTGAGTCTTTTTCAGAAACGCACTGCCGCCCTACTCACCGGCTTTGAGATGATGTCAAAGGACTCCCTAGACCTCACCGCCAAGCAATTTCCCCACATGAAAAACCCCTTGGCCAATGACCCTCTTTATACGGTCTTAGTCGAGCTATCAGATCACGAGGGCGAGGAGCATGCTCGCAATCTAATGGAACAGGTGCTCGAATCTGCGTTTGAAGCAGGTATTGCAAGTGATGCGGTGATTGCGAGCAATCTCTCGCAAGCCCAATCGTTTTGGACCATGCGTGAGCACATCACCATGGCACAAGCGCAAGAAGGTGCCAATCTAAAACATGATATCTCGCTACCAATCTCAGAGCTTGATGCTTTTATTACCGAGACCGATCGATTGATTCGGGATCAATTTACTGGGGTGCGTATTATCAATTTTGGGCATTTGGGTGACGGTAATTTGCATTACAACATTGCGCCACCACTTGGGATAAATCCTAGCGAGTTCAATCGTGCTCATGAAGCGACCATTCATGATGTGGTCTATTCTCAGGTCGAGAAACACCATGGCTCTATCTCTGCTGAACATGGTATTGGGCAACTCAAACTCCCTGATTTGCAGGCGCATCGCGGATCGGTAGCCCACCAGCTGATGCGCTCCATTAAAACCGCACTAGACCCGAAGAACATCATGAACCCAGGTAAGGTATTACCTTGA
- a CDS encoding sodium-dependent bicarbonate transport family permease, with protein MSTIIDPAILFFIFGVFAGLVRSNLEIPQPITRFLSLYLLMALGLKGGFALHQSGLTFAITTSLGIAITLACIIPLVSYYFLKTKLNALDSAAIAATYGSVSAVTFITATQYLNHVQIEYGGHMAAAMALMESPAIILAIFLANRAKSSVSQTKQPMKVGKLLHESFTDGAQLLLLGAMLIGIISGPDGQKVMAPFSVDLFKGMLAFFLLDMGLMSAKSFVDLKGKPRRLIVYAFVAPLCHSLFALLLCYIFKVELGNTILLMVLAASASYIAVPAVLRHALPEVSPALYMGMSLGITFPLNLILGIPLYTQIAKLVVG; from the coding sequence ATGAGCACCATTATTGATCCCGCCATCCTGTTTTTTATCTTTGGCGTGTTTGCGGGATTGGTTCGCTCCAACCTCGAGATCCCGCAACCCATCACCCGGTTTCTATCTCTTTACCTTTTAATGGCTTTGGGCCTCAAGGGTGGGTTCGCTTTACACCAATCTGGACTTACCTTTGCAATTACCACCAGTTTGGGGATTGCAATTACCCTTGCCTGCATTATTCCGCTGGTTAGTTATTACTTTCTGAAGACCAAACTCAATGCTCTTGATTCTGCAGCGATAGCAGCGACGTATGGGTCGGTGAGCGCAGTGACCTTCATCACTGCTACTCAATACCTAAACCATGTTCAGATTGAATATGGTGGTCACATGGCCGCTGCAATGGCGCTGATGGAATCCCCGGCAATTATTTTGGCGATCTTCCTCGCCAATCGTGCGAAATCCTCCGTATCGCAAACTAAACAACCGATGAAGGTTGGCAAACTACTGCATGAGTCATTTACGGACGGGGCGCAACTATTGCTGCTTGGTGCGATGTTAATTGGCATTATCTCGGGACCCGATGGGCAAAAGGTGATGGCGCCATTCTCCGTCGATTTATTTAAAGGGATGTTGGCGTTTTTCTTATTAGATATGGGCTTAATGAGCGCTAAGAGTTTTGTTGATCTCAAAGGCAAGCCCCGACGTTTAATTGTGTATGCCTTTGTGGCACCTCTTTGCCACTCCCTCTTTGCGCTTTTACTCTGCTACATCTTTAAGGTGGAATTAGGTAATACGATTCTATTAATGGTGCTGGCTGCTAGCGCATCTTACATTGCCGTGCCGGCGGTATTGCGACACGCCTTACCGGAGGTGAGCCCTGCTTTGTACATGGGCATGTCGTTGGGTATCACATTCCCGCTCAATTTGATACTTGGCATCCCCCTCTATACCCAGATTGCCAAATTAGTCGTGGGTTAG